Proteins co-encoded in one Candidatus Thiodictyon syntrophicum genomic window:
- the der gene encoding ribosome biogenesis GTPase Der codes for MLPVITLVGRPNVGKSTLFNRLTQSRDALVANFPGLTRDRQYGVGRVGPNPYVVVDTGGISFDADGVEALMQRQVQAAIEEADQIIFLVDAKDGCTAGDHEIGERLRRLGKPLSLVVNKADHAERELVAAEFHALGLGDPVPISASQGRGVRTLMEGLLEELAFRAAQVVPDPDAEPTGADEGIKVAVVGRPNAGKSTLINRLLGEERLVTCDLPGTTRDSIFIPVEYRGRRYTLIDTAGVRRRGKVTDVIEKFSIIKTLQAIEACNVIIMVLDAHEGVGEQDATLAGHIIDSGRALVVAINKWDGLDTDARTQVHTQIERKLGFLDFAAQHRISALHGSGVGLLLDEVDRAYANAMRDIPTPEMTRLLEAAVQEHQPPLVHGRRIKLRYAHQGGRNPPLIIIHGNQTENVPDTYRRYLINRFRKDLGLSGTPLRIEFKSGTNPFKGIKNNLTERQIKHRARLKAYVRRK; via the coding sequence ATGCTGCCCGTCATCACCCTGGTGGGCCGTCCGAATGTCGGCAAGTCCACCCTGTTCAACCGGCTCACCCAGAGCCGGGACGCCCTCGTGGCCAACTTCCCCGGCCTCACCCGCGACCGCCAGTACGGGGTCGGGCGCGTCGGTCCCAACCCCTACGTGGTGGTCGACACCGGCGGGATCAGCTTCGACGCCGACGGGGTCGAGGCCCTGATGCAGCGCCAGGTCCAGGCCGCCATCGAGGAGGCGGACCAGATCATCTTCCTGGTCGACGCCAAGGACGGCTGCACCGCCGGCGACCACGAGATCGGCGAGCGCCTGCGCCGGCTCGGCAAGCCACTGAGCCTGGTGGTCAACAAGGCCGACCACGCGGAACGCGAACTGGTCGCCGCCGAGTTCCACGCCCTGGGCCTCGGCGACCCCGTACCCATCTCCGCCAGCCAGGGGCGCGGCGTGCGCACCCTCATGGAAGGGCTGCTGGAGGAACTGGCGTTCCGCGCCGCGCAGGTCGTCCCGGACCCCGACGCCGAGCCCACCGGCGCGGACGAGGGCATCAAGGTCGCCGTGGTCGGGCGCCCCAATGCCGGCAAGTCCACCCTCATCAACCGACTCCTGGGTGAGGAGCGGCTGGTGACCTGCGATCTGCCCGGCACCACCCGCGACAGTATCTTCATCCCGGTCGAATACCGCGGGCGCCGCTATACGCTGATCGATACCGCCGGCGTGCGGCGCCGCGGCAAGGTCACGGACGTGATCGAGAAGTTCAGCATCATCAAGACACTCCAGGCGATCGAGGCGTGCAACGTCATCATCATGGTGCTGGACGCCCACGAAGGTGTCGGCGAGCAGGACGCCACACTCGCCGGTCACATCATCGACAGCGGACGCGCGCTGGTGGTCGCCATCAACAAGTGGGACGGGCTGGACACCGATGCCCGCACCCAGGTCCACACCCAAATCGAGCGCAAGCTCGGCTTTCTCGACTTCGCCGCCCAGCATCGCATCTCCGCCCTGCACGGCAGCGGCGTGGGGCTGCTGCTCGATGAGGTCGACCGCGCCTACGCCAACGCCATGCGCGACATCCCCACCCCCGAGATGACCCGCCTGCTGGAGGCCGCGGTCCAGGAGCACCAGCCGCCGCTGGTGCACGGCCGGCGCATCAAGCTGCGCTATGCGCACCAGGGCGGGCGCAACCCGCCGCTCATCATCATCCATGGCAACCAGACCGAGAACGTACCCGACACCTACCGGCGCTATCTAATCAACCGCTTCCGCAAGGACCTGGGCCTCTCCGGCACCCCGTTGCGCATCGAGTTCAAGAGCGGCACCAACCCCTTCAAGGGTATCAAGAATAACCTGACCGAGCGGCAGATCAAGCACCGGGCGCGGCTTAAGGCGTACGTCAGGCGCAAGTAG
- the bamB gene encoding outer membrane protein assembly factor BamB, which translates to MPIRHPAHRRARRTCTALLIAGILTGCSYIPWLGGEKDPTPATKLTTIVPEVTATTLWSARLTRGSEGRRLYLVPAVSGGRVYVADARGRVVAADAGSGRVLWQKDTKLPLSAGPELAGERLILGTSDGQVIALSSTDGKQLWRAPVSGEVLSVPRRTDDGKVIIHTLDDTVLALDEAKGSELWRVPYPAPVLTLRGSSTPVIAPTGVLVGLAGGKLVKLDPADGTPLWEVIITAPGGRSELARITDIDADPVVIGKVIFVGTYNGDLAAVDLDGGGVLWRRELSSHAGLAATQSNLFITDSADLVWGADPVGGAGRWKQERLRNRQLTAPALLGNLIAVGDLDGWLHLLAQADGRLVGRTRVSKKAITARPLVVGNRLYVYATDGTLAVLSTGTAPAGSRGGAQSAAAVDEAARPTQVTRAAKPTTAAPPAAPASPPQAPANPPAKPAAPPQNPARNTR; encoded by the coding sequence CCCCGGCGACCAAACTCACCACCATCGTCCCCGAGGTCACCGCCACCACCCTGTGGTCGGCACGCCTCACCAGGGGCAGCGAGGGCCGGCGCCTCTATCTGGTCCCGGCGGTCAGCGGGGGCCGCGTCTACGTGGCCGACGCACGCGGGCGCGTGGTCGCCGCGGATGCGGGCAGCGGCCGCGTCCTGTGGCAGAAGGACACGAAGCTGCCGCTGAGCGCCGGCCCGGAACTGGCCGGCGAGCGCCTGATCCTGGGGACCAGCGACGGCCAGGTCATCGCGCTGTCGAGCACCGACGGCAAGCAACTGTGGCGCGCCCCGGTCAGCGGGGAGGTCCTCTCGGTACCCCGGCGCACCGACGACGGCAAGGTGATCATCCACACCCTCGACGACACCGTGCTCGCACTGGATGAGGCCAAGGGCAGCGAACTGTGGCGGGTCCCGTACCCGGCACCGGTGCTGACGCTGCGCGGCAGCAGTACCCCCGTGATCGCCCCCACCGGGGTCCTCGTCGGGCTCGCCGGCGGCAAGCTGGTCAAACTCGACCCGGCGGACGGTACCCCATTGTGGGAGGTCATCATCACCGCACCGGGCGGACGCTCGGAATTGGCCCGCATCACGGACATCGACGCCGATCCGGTGGTCATCGGCAAGGTCATCTTTGTCGGCACCTACAACGGCGACCTGGCGGCGGTCGACCTGGACGGCGGCGGCGTGCTGTGGCGCCGGGAACTGTCGTCCCACGCCGGGCTCGCCGCCACGCAGTCCAATCTCTTCATCACCGACTCCGCGGACCTGGTGTGGGGCGCCGACCCGGTCGGCGGCGCTGGGCGCTGGAAACAGGAACGGCTGCGCAACCGCCAGCTCACCGCCCCGGCCCTGCTCGGCAACCTGATCGCCGTGGGTGATCTGGACGGCTGGCTGCACCTGCTGGCCCAGGCCGACGGCCGCTTGGTCGGCCGCACCCGGGTGAGCAAGAAGGCCATCACCGCCCGCCCCCTGGTGGTCGGCAACCGGCTCTATGTCTACGCCACCGACGGCACCCTGGCCGTGCTCAGTACCGGCACGGCCCCCGCGGGAAGCCGCGGCGGCGCCCAGTCAGCGGCGGCCGTGGACGAGGCCGCACGCCCCACCCAAGTGACCAGGGCCGCCAAGCCGACGACCGCCGCACCGCCGGCGGCACCCGCGTCGCCGCCCCAGGCCCCGGCGAATCCGCCGGCCAAGCCGGCGGCGCCCCCCCAGAACCCAGCCCGTAACACTCGCTAA